One Bombus pyrosoma isolate SC7728 linkage group LG11, ASM1482585v1, whole genome shotgun sequence DNA segment encodes these proteins:
- the LOC122572402 gene encoding probable multidrug resistance-associated protein lethal(2)03659 isoform X3 — MQPIFLGKLLRYYTDDGMTKQDAYLYAGGVILCSGVLIFITHPYMLGILHMGMKLRIACCTLIYRKALKLSRTALGETTVGQAVNLLSNDVNRFDVALIYLHYLWLGPLETIIITYFMYKEVELSAIFGVIILLLFIPLQAYLGKKTSAYRLKTALRTDERVRLTNEIISGIQAIKMYAWEKPFSNLIERARRREISVIRGMSLVRGITMSFIMFTTRMSLFITIVTYILYGHKITAEKVFMLQAYYNILRLNMTVYFPQGITQIAELLVSVRRLQKFMSYEEIDEENEKMKCKLKESKNDKGKNNANIIEEDIRDEKRKTTNYQGEYIMSLKNANVKWFSHDHEDTLKNININVKSGELIAVVGQVGSGKSSLLNVMLKELPLKSGTIEVNGKIAYASQEPWLFAGSVRQNILFGQKMDQFRYERVIKACQLKRDFTLLPYGDKTIVGERGISLSGGQRARINLARAVYAENDIYLLDDPLSAVDAHVGKHMFEECIVKYLRGKTRILATHQLQFLRNVDRIIILKDGKVEADGSYDELIAMGMDFGRLLENPAEEERPGSVPASRSNSRNASSTSLSSLKSSATEKEDPAEVAEARTKGKVSGKVYASYFKAGGNWCIVATIAMLCALAQTLASASDFFISQWVNMEEKYVNETKDGIVEDWRGPISRDVCMYVYTGLIVSTIIITLIRSVTFFSTCMRASTKLHDRMFRSISRATMRFFNTNPSGRVLNRFSKDMGAIDEVLPIALIDSLQIGLSLLGIIVVVAIANYWLLIPTVVIGIIFYCIRVFYLATSRSVKRLEGITRSPVFGHLSATLQGLPTVRAFGAEEILTKEFDQHQDLHSSAWYIFISSSRAFGFWLDFFCVIYIMLVTLSFLVQDDGTGQGGNIGLAITQSIGLTGMFQWGMRQSTELENQMTSVERVAEYSNVESEPPLESAPDKKPKESWPEEGKIEFKNVYMKYDAAEPPVLKNLNFVIYPQEKIGIVGRTGAGKSSLISTLFRLAQLDGVIEIDGVKINDIGLHDLRSKISIIPQEPFLYSGSMRSNLDPFNNYTDDVLWQALEEVELKEMGLDSHINEGGSNLSVGQRQLVCLARAIVKNNPILVLDEATANVDLRTDELIQKTIRSKFSTCTVLTIAHRLNTVMDSDRILVMDAGKAVEFDAPHVLVERKGYLNSMINETGPIMAEALREVARQTYENRTSTTL; from the exons ATGCAGCCAATATTCCTCGGAAAACTTTTAAGATATTACACTGATGATGGAATGACGAAACAAGATGCCTATTTATATGCAGGTGGTGTAATATTATGTTCAGGAGTGTTGATATTTATTACTCATCCGTACATGTTAGGGATACTTCATATGGGAATGAAACTGCGTATAGCTTGTTGTACACTGATCTACAGGAAAGCATTGAAGCTTTCGAGAACTGCATTGGGTGAAACGACAGTAGGACAAGCGGTGAATCTCCTATCTAACGATGTTAATAGATTTGATGTAGcacttatatatttacattacttATGGCTTGGACCACTAGAAACCATAAtcataacatattttatgtacaagGAAGTTGAATTATCCGCTATTTTCGGAGTTATAATACTTCTACTGTTTATTCCTTTACAag cataTTTGGGTAAAAAAACTTCGGCGTACAGGTTAAAAACTGCTCTTAGAACAGATGAAAGAGTCCGATTaactaatgaaattattagtGGTATTCAAGCAATCAAAATGTATGCCTGGGAGAAACCATTTAGTAATTTAATCGAGAGGGCAAGAAg GAGAGAAATTAGTGTTATACGAGGCATGTCTTTAGTTAGAGGTATTACTATGTCTTTCATTATGTTTACGACAAGGATGTCACTTTTCATTACAATAGTAACTTATATATTGTACGGTCATAAAATAACTGCCGAGAAAGTGTTCATGTTACAAgcgtattataatattttgcggCTAAATATGACTGTCTACTTTCCACAAG GAATAACACAAATAGCTGAATTGTTGGTTTCTGTAAGACGTTTACAAAAGTTTATGTCGTACGAAGAAATTGACGAAGAgaacgaaaaaatgaaatgcaaGCTGAAGGAATCAAAAAATGACAAGGgtaaaaataatgcaaatatCATAGAAGAAGATATACGTGATGAAAAACGTAAGACAACAAATTATCAAGGAGAATATATTATGTCGCTAAAGAATGCTAATGTCAAATGGTTTTCACATGATCACGAAGATAcgctaaaaaatataaatatcaacgtGAAATCAGGTGAATTAATTGCCGTTGTTGGCCAAGTTGGGTCTGGTAAAAGTAGTTTACTTAATGTAATGTTAAAAGAATTACCATTAAAGTCGGGTACTATAGAG GTAAATGGGAAAATCGCGTACGCTAGTCAAGAACCGTGGCTATTTGCTGGTTCTGttagacaaaatattttgttcggTCAAAAAATGGATCAGTTTCGGTACGAACGTGTGATTAAGGCTTGTCAATTAAAAAGAGACTTCACTTTGTTGCCATACGGCGACAAAACGATCGTGGGTGAAAGAGGAATTAGTTTGTCGGGTGGGCAACGTGCTAG GATCAATTTAGCCAGAGCGGTTTATGCAGAAAACGATATCTACTTATTAGACGATCCGCTAAGCGCCGTGGATGCGCATGTAGGCAAACATATGTTTGAAGAAtgtatcgtgaaatatttaaggGGAAAGACTAGAATTCTCGCCACGCATCAGTTACAGTTCTTACGAAATGTCGATAGAATAATCATTTTGAAAGACGGAAAAGTCGAGGCTGACGG TTCATACGATGAGCTTATTGCGATGGGAATGGACTTTGGAAGATTATTAGAAAATCCTGCTGAAGAGGAACGACCAGGTTCTGTCCCTGCTAGCAGGTCTAATTCTCGGAACGCTAGTAGTACATCTTTGAGTTCGTTAAAGAGTAGCGCTACTGAGAAAGAGGATCCGGCTGAG GTAGCTGAAGCGCGTACAAAGGGCAAAGTTTCCGGTAAAGTGTATGCATCGTATTTTAAAGCTGGTGGAAATTGGTGCATCGTAGCTACGATTGCTATGCTCTGCGCGCTCGCGCAGACGTTAGCCAGTGCCAGCGATTTCTTTATCTCTCAGTGGGTCaatatggaagaaaaatat GTGAATGAGACAAAAGATGGCATTGTAGAAGATTGGAGAGGACCGATAAGCCGCGATGTCTGCATGTACGTGTACACTGGCTTAATCGTTTCCACTATTATAATTACTCTAATACGTTCGGTTACATTCTTTTCCACGTGTATGAGAGCCTCCACTAAATTACACGATCGTATGTTCCGAAGCATAAGTCGAGCAACAATGAGATTCTTTAATACAAATCCATCGGGTCGAGTTCTTAATAGATTCTCGAAAGATATGGGAGCCATCGACGAAGTGTTACCAATAGCTCTAATTGATTCTTTACAAATTGGCCTATCCCTCCTTGGTATTATAGTTGTCGTTGCAATAGCCAACTACTGGCTGTTAATACCCACCGTGGTCATCGGAATCATCTTCTACTGTATTCGTGTCTTTTATTTGGCAACTAGTCGCAGCGTCAAACGGCTCGAAGGAATTA CTCGGTCACCGGTGTTTGGACATCTCAGTGCAACTCTGCAAGGGCTGCCAACTGTTCGAGCCTTTGGAGCGGAAGAGATTCTTACGAAGGAATTTGATCAACACCAAGACTTACACTCGTCAGCATGGTACATATTCATCTCCTCTTCAAGAGCATTTGGATTCTGGCTGGATTTTTTCTGCGTTATCTACATCATGCTAGTCACCTTGAGCTTTTTGGTGCAAGATGATGGAACGGGGCAGGGTGGTAACATTGGTTTGGCCATAACGCAAAGTATTGGATTAACCGGAATGTTCCAATGGGGTATGCGGCAAAGTACCGAACTAGAAAATCAAATGACTTCGGTGGAACGCGTGGCGGAATACAG CAACGTGGAAAGCGAACCGCCGCTCGAGAGCGCGCCGGATAAAAAACCTAAGGAAAGTTGGCCCGAAGAGGGTAAAATTGAGTTTAAGaatgtatatatgaaatacGATGCGGCTGAGCCTCCGGTGCTGAAAAATCTCAACTTTGTGATTTATCCGCAAGAAAAAATAGGGATTGTCGGACGTACAGGCGCGGGGAAGTCATCCTTAATATCGACGCTGTTCCGTCTTGCGCAACTCGATGGTGTCATCGAGATCGATGGCGTGAAGATTAACGACATCGGACTTCATGATTTGCGTTCGAAAATCAGTATAATTCCTCAAGAACCTTTCCTGTATTCGGGTTCAATGAGAAGCAATCTAGATCCTTTCAACAACTACACCGACGATGTGTTGTGGCAAGCGTTAGAGGAAGTTGAATTAAAGGAAATGGGACTGGATTCTCATATTAACGAGGGTGGTTCCAATCTGAGTGTCGGTCAGCGTCAATTGGTTTGTCTCGCCCGCGCGATCGTCAAAAATAATCCGATCCTGGTTCTGGATGAGGCTACCGCGAACGTTGATCTACGAACCGACGAACTCATTCAAAAAACGATTCGTTCTAAATTCTCCACTTGTACGGTGCTGACCATCGCGCATCGTCTTAATACCGTGATGGACAGTGATCGAATTTTGGTGATGGATGCCGGTAAAGCCGTG GAGTTTGATGCTCCGCACGTCTTGGTCGAAAGGAAAGGATATCTAAACAGTATGATAAACGAAACTGGGCCTATAATGGCAGAAGCTTTAAGGGAAGTCGCTCGCCAAACCTATGAGAACCGTACGTCGACCACACTCTGA